Proteins co-encoded in one Bacillus sp. FSL H8-0547 genomic window:
- a CDS encoding MBL fold metallo-hydrolase has protein sequence MSLQFSVLASGSTGNATYVETVKHSLLVDAGFSGKQMEALFQQIGRKINKLSGILVTHEHSDHIKGLGILARKYNLPVYANEKTWQAMEGLIGAIHPDQKFIFQTGTVQSFGGIDVESFGVSHDAAEPMFYTFHHEGKKLALITDTGYVSDRMKGIIHNADAFVFESNHDVDMLRMGHYPWSVKRRILSDVGHVSNEDAALAMTDVIGDKTKRIYLAHLSKDNNMKELARMSVQQTLEGKGYMPGEQFDLYDTDPKTPTPLVLV, from the coding sequence ATGAGTCTGCAATTCAGTGTTCTCGCAAGCGGAAGCACGGGAAATGCAACATATGTCGAAACAGTCAAGCACTCTCTGCTCGTTGATGCCGGATTCAGCGGCAAGCAGATGGAAGCCCTGTTTCAGCAGATCGGAAGAAAAATCAACAAGCTGTCAGGTATACTCGTAACCCATGAGCACAGCGACCACATCAAAGGACTGGGCATCCTGGCACGCAAGTACAATCTGCCTGTCTATGCCAACGAAAAAACGTGGCAGGCGATGGAAGGACTGATTGGAGCGATCCATCCCGACCAGAAATTCATCTTCCAGACCGGGACCGTTCAATCGTTCGGCGGAATCGACGTCGAATCATTCGGCGTGTCCCATGACGCGGCCGAGCCGATGTTCTACACCTTCCACCACGAAGGGAAAAAGCTAGCTCTGATCACAGACACCGGATATGTCAGCGACAGAATGAAAGGCATCATCCACAATGCGGATGCCTTCGTGTTTGAAAGCAACCATGACGTCGACATGCTGCGCATGGGCCACTATCCGTGGAGCGTCAAGCGCCGGATCCTGAGCGATGTCGGCCACGTTTCCAATGAAGACGCGGCGCTTGCCATGACCGATGTCATCGGCGACAAAACAAAACGCATCTACCTTGCCCATCTCAGCAAAGACAACAACATGAAAGAGCTCGCCCGCATGTCCGTCCAGCAGACGCTTGAAGGTAAAGGCTACATGCCGGGAGAGCAGTTCGACCTTTACGACACAGACCCAAAAACCCCCACCCCCCTTGTGCTTGTTTAG
- the yycI gene encoding two-component system regulatory protein YycI, which yields MDWSKTKTIFILAFLVLNTFLAIQYFNIVITNSRYDVIKEPLIEEQLAAEGITYKKLPEGNETGAYITAESKVFTEEELKSLPAQDVLNLEDEITSLRAEFEKPFTLPETNTQSKLNQIVRENILSGDQYAFWKTDNVKNTIIYIQTYNDRLVFQDLSADQKIGMLTLFLNDKNQLVSYEQTLLENIQDLEGKQDTLPAIKALEALYNKNDLKPNSTVTEVQFGYYTPFPLSGEQILAPTWHIVVNDSEDYYVNALEGQVIRSNEKLE from the coding sequence ATGGACTGGAGTAAAACGAAAACCATTTTCATTCTGGCTTTCCTTGTCCTAAACACCTTCTTAGCCATTCAATATTTCAATATCGTCATCACCAACAGCCGGTATGATGTCATTAAAGAGCCGCTAATCGAGGAGCAGCTTGCGGCAGAGGGCATTACGTACAAGAAGCTCCCGGAAGGCAATGAAACTGGCGCCTACATTACGGCTGAGAGCAAGGTGTTTACAGAGGAAGAGCTGAAGTCCCTCCCTGCCCAGGACGTACTGAATCTCGAGGATGAAATTACGTCCCTGCGGGCGGAATTTGAAAAGCCCTTCACCCTGCCTGAAACAAACACACAAAGCAAGCTTAATCAGATTGTGAGAGAAAACATTCTCTCGGGCGACCAATATGCCTTCTGGAAAACGGACAACGTGAAAAACACGATCATCTACATCCAGACCTACAATGACCGGCTTGTGTTTCAGGACCTGTCAGCCGACCAGAAAATCGGGATGCTGACCCTGTTTTTAAACGATAAAAATCAGCTCGTCAGCTATGAGCAGACGCTGCTTGAAAACATTCAGGACCTTGAGGGCAAGCAGGACACGCTCCCTGCCATTAAGGCGCTTGAGGCCCTTTACAACAAGAATGACTTAAAACCGAATAGCACGGTGACAGAGGTTCAGTTCGGCTATTATACGCCGTTCCCGCTCTCGGGCGAACAGATCCTCGCCCCGACCTGGCACATCGTCGTCAATGATTCGGAGGATTATTACGTAAATGCATTAGAAGGACAGGTCATCCGTTCTAATGAAAAATTGGAGTGA